From the Pseudomonadota bacterium genome, the window GCGCCTGACCATGCGCCTTGAGGAAGTCCAGGCCATAGTCATCCGCCACCTTCTCCTCAAGCTGCGAGAATTGGGCCCCCATAAGCCTTTCGACCAATCCTCCCAGTTGGGAACGGGCAAGATCAGCCGCCCCGCCATCCTGAGCCGCCAGCCCCTTGCGCACCGCGCTGGCGGCATAGGCAAGGCGCAACTGTTTGCGGGTATGCTGTTTCACGACATGCCCCATTTCGTGGCCGATCACAAAACGCAGCTCGCCATCGTCGATCATATCCATCAGGCCGCTGAAGATCCGGATGGTCCCGTCCGCCATGGCAAAGGCATTTACCTCGTCCTTCACATACACCCTGTAATCGAAGGCGTAGCCATCCTGCTCATGCAGATCACCAACCACCGCCCGTAACCGCTTGGCATACCCGCTATCTGCCGGGGCGATCCGGTGTCGACTGTCCATGGCCGCGGAAGACTTCGCGGCCAACTCCGCCACCGCCTGATCGGAAAGAGTGACCGCTTTATAGGCATCAATCCCGGCCTCGGTGGCCAGTTGCATATCGGTGTTTTCGCATCCCGGGAGAGCGCCGGAAAATGCGATGAGAAGCAGCATGAAATAAGCGCGGAAACTCTCCGCGTTCCTGTTCCTGGCCATATTCACATTCCTCTCGGAAGCCAGCCTTCGACCTGCGCGACATGGTATTCGGCGGGCCGCATGTCCGGCTTGAGGAATTTACCGAGGTTTTCGTCCATATCCGCCTGTCGCAGCCAGGCGGAAGCCACATAGGCATCGTGCGGGTCGAGCGTGCAGCCCGCCCGTGGAGTGCTCTTGCTCCACAGTGACGGAAAAACCTCCACCGGCGCAGACTCGCGACCGGCCTGGTAAACTCGAAGCTCCTTCAGACTGGCGTCCGGGGTTTCAGCATCGGAGGAGTCAATGCCGATATAGCGACTGAACCTTGGTTTGATACGTTCCGGCATCTTTGAATTCACCATGTGCCCATGAGCCTCGTTTGTTCATTGGCGTGGACAAAATGCTATCCACTCGATCACGGAGTTCCGCAGCAAAGCTGCCGATCATGGTTGCCGTAACAGCTTCCGCGTTTTCAAGATCCCAAGAGTCAACGTACTCGGCTGGATCTTCGAAAATGTCCACCAGATGAGCACGAACCCCTCGCAGCCATTCATCCTCGGTTTTGAACCGGCTGGCCATTGAGCCGAGTTCGGCTCTTAGAGTATCCGAGACTCGGGAGGCGCTGCCCATAATGCGCCAAGCCATTTCAGTCAGATCGTCGGTATCCATAAAGTCAATTCCTGAATAAGGTTGAACCTGCTTGAGCGGTTAGCTGGTCGGGACCTGGCCGGTGCCGGGGGGCTGTCACCCCGGAAGGGCCTTGTCGGGCAGGCGGTATTTCTGTATGCTGCTGCGCGGCTTCCCCTTTCGTTCATAAAAAAACCCCGCCCACATCATGGGCGAGGTTTTGCAAATGGTGGAGATGGCGGGAGTCGAACCCGCGTCCGAAAACACTCCCCTGCAGGCGTCTACATGTTTAGTCCTGTACAAGTTTTTTTTATCGTGTCAGAGCATCTCCAGAACAAGAATTTCCGACACTATCCTGCTTTGTTTTCGCCCGTCAGCCGGCAGTCGCAGCCGACAGGCTATCCCACATTAGCGACGTTCAATCAAAACCCCGTGGGAGGGGGTTATGGTGAACGGTAGCAGGTTAAGCTGCTACAGCGTGTGCATAATCGTCTGCGATTATGTTTAAAGTCTGACAGTTTAACGAGTTATCAGAACTCGACATGCAGCCCAAGCTTATATGTCCCCGTCGAATCCGTTTCATCCCCATATTTAGAATTAAGAATTAAGAATGCAGAATTAAGAATGACAAAACTTCAACCCCGCATCAGCCTCTTTTTCGATCAACCATGGCCCGTTCCATGTCGCGGTCGCCCTCTTTTTTCTTGAGGGTGGCTCTTTTGTCGTACAGCTTTTTGCCGCGACCGAGTCCGAGCTCCACTTTTACCTTGCCGCTGCTTATAAAGTATATCCGAAGCGGCACAAGGGCAAATCCTTTTTCCTGGGTCTTGGCAATCAGCTTCCGGATCTCCCGTTTATGGACCAGGAGTTTTCTGACTCTTACCTGGTCCGGGATCTCGTGGGTGGTGTGGCTGTACTGCGAAATATGGACCCCGTAGAGAAAAAGCTCCTCGTTCTTGATCCTCGCGTAGCCGTCCTTCAGGTTCGCCTTGCCGGCCCGCAGGGATTTGACCTCCGGCCCTTTCAGAACAATCCCGGTCTCTATCACCGATTCGATAAAATAATCGTGACGCGCCTTTTTATTGGTCGCCACTGTTTTTTCAGACATCCCCGGACCCTGTGGTAAGCAAAAAAACAAAACCCCCTGCTTCATCAGCCAAGCAAGGGGAGAACATCCGCAAATATACCCGAATAAGCCGGTTTTGGCAAAGCTCTTTACACCACTACGCCAACCCGGTCACCCTGGCCGCCTCCTCATAGGTGGTCACCCCTTCTTTTACTTTCACCCAGGCATCTTCTTTCAGGGTGGTCATTCCTTCTTTGATTGCCTGGGCTCTGATCTCATTCTCCGACACTCCGGTACAGATCATCCGGTTGATGGTGTCGGACACCGGAAAAATCTCAAAAACCCCGCACCGGCCGAGATAACCGGTACCCCGGCAATGAATACACCCTTTACCCCGCTGCAGTTCAATATCCCCCTGCCCTTCAGCCGGAAAACCGAAGCTGCGCAGAATATCACCGGAGACCTTATACTTCTCCCGACAATGCGGGCAGATTCGCCGGACCAGCCGCTGGGCCATGGCCCCCAGCAATGTCGAGCCGATCAGGAACTCCTGGGCGCCAAGGTCCTTCAAGCGGCTGATCGAGGAAACCGCATCATTGGTGTGCAGGGTGGAAAAAACCAGATGCCCGGTCAACGCCGCCTGAATGGCGTTGACCGCCGTATCCAGGTCGCGGATCTCGCCGATCATGATAATGTCCGGGTCCTGGCGCAGGATGTTTCTTAAAATCGTTGAAAACGTTACCTCGATCTGGGCCTGGACCGCGATCTGATTAAACTCCTCACAGACCATCTCGACCGGGTCTTCAACGGTGATCACATTATTTTCCGCCGAAGACACCTGTTTGAGCGTTGAATAAAGAGTCGTCGATTTACCGCTCCCCGTTGGCCCGGTAACCAGCACGATCCCGTGCGGGGCGGTCATGAACTCCTGATAGACGGCCAGGTCTCTTTCCGAAAAGCCGATGGACGACAAATCCTGAAACATAATATCGGGGTCCAGAATCCTCATGACCGCCTTCTCGCCAAAGGCAACAGGGATGGTAGAGACCCGAATCTCCGCCTCCTTTCCTTCATGATCGATCTTGATCCGGCCGTCCTGGGGACGTCTTTTTTCGGCTATATCAAGCCTTGACAGGGTCTTGATCCGAGAGACAATTGCGGAATGCACCGCTTTCGGCAGGCTGTAAATAGTATGGAGGATCCCGTCAATCCTTAACCTGACATTGCTCTTGTCCCGCTTGGGCTCAATATGGATATCACTCGCCCGCTGGTCAAAGGCGTAGGTGAAAAGATGATCAACTGCGCTGGTGATATGGTGATCGGAGGAGTTGATCTCCCCGCCGCGTTCGATTTTCACGAACTGTTCAAGATTGCCAAGATCGATGGTCGGCTTGGCCAGATGATCTTCCGCAGCGGAAATTGATGACTGAAAACCGAAGAATTCGGCCAGCATCCGACTGATATCGCTCCGCGTGCTCAGGTAAGGTCTTACGGTTATCTTGTAGACCCGTTCAATTTCAGCAAGAGTCTCACGCTTGGCCGGATCATAAACAGCCACCTCATGCACACCATCCTTGATCGCAAAGGGCAAGAGGAGGTGTTTCAACGCATAATTCTTCGGAAAGGTCTTGGTGACGATATCAAGATTCAGTTCAAGCGGATCGAGCTTCTTGAAGGGCATGTTCATATCTGCCGCCACTGCCCGGATGATCAGCTCCTCGGTCAGTGGTTGAGGATTTTCACCGGGGATCTGCAGGTTCAGCGAGACAATCACCTCAACCAGATCCGGTTCCCGAACCTTGCCGAGACCTTTTTTTGCCTTGCGTCGTTCACGCAATAAAAGCTGCTTCTGATGGGGAAGTTTCTTTTCCAGCATTTCTCTCTGTTCTGCAGAAATCAGCTGATCCGCCTCAAGGAGGGAGAAAAGGTATGATGTGTCGTTCATCTTGCCCATAGTCATACTATACAGACCAATCGTCTAAACTGCCGCTCAAAAAAATCATCCGGTCTGATCAGTCGGATCAGACCGGATAGCACTACGAAAATTATCAATATTTGCCCGGAACAATATCTGTCGTT encodes:
- a CDS encoding M48 family metallopeptidase, with amino-acid sequence MARNRNAESFRAYFMLLLIAFSGALPGCENTDMQLATEAGIDAYKAVTLSDQAVAELAAKSSAAMDSRHRIAPADSGYAKRLRAVVGDLHEQDGYAFDYRVYVKDEVNAFAMADGTIRIFSGLMDMIDDGELRFVIGHEMGHVVKQHTRKQLRLAYAASAVRKGLAAQDGGAADLARSQLGGLVERLMGAQFSQLEEKVADDYGLDFLKAHGQAPESAVSALTKLAGLGSGHSFLSSHPDPALRAERINLQIQGKGLSVEETQENLPGAIKCRATAWYNLLRDYVAELIRSLTGQAGMKKGAV
- the smpB gene encoding SsrA-binding protein SmpB, with protein sequence MSEKTVATNKKARHDYFIESVIETGIVLKGPEVKSLRAGKANLKDGYARIKNEELFLYGVHISQYSHTTHEIPDQVRVRKLLVHKREIRKLIAKTQEKGFALVPLRIYFISSGKVKVELGLGRGKKLYDKRATLKKKEGDRDMERAMVDRKRG
- the tadA gene encoding Flp pilus assembly complex ATPase component TadA, giving the protein MGKMNDTSYLFSLLEADQLISAEQREMLEKKLPHQKQLLLRERRKAKKGLGKVREPDLVEVIVSLNLQIPGENPQPLTEELIIRAVAADMNMPFKKLDPLELNLDIVTKTFPKNYALKHLLLPFAIKDGVHEVAVYDPAKRETLAEIERVYKITVRPYLSTRSDISRMLAEFFGFQSSISAAEDHLAKPTIDLGNLEQFVKIERGGEINSSDHHITSAVDHLFTYAFDQRASDIHIEPKRDKSNVRLRIDGILHTIYSLPKAVHSAIVSRIKTLSRLDIAEKRRPQDGRIKIDHEGKEAEIRVSTIPVAFGEKAVMRILDPDIMFQDLSSIGFSERDLAVYQEFMTAPHGIVLVTGPTGSGKSTTLYSTLKQVSSAENNVITVEDPVEMVCEEFNQIAVQAQIEVTFSTILRNILRQDPDIIMIGEIRDLDTAVNAIQAALTGHLVFSTLHTNDAVSSISRLKDLGAQEFLIGSTLLGAMAQRLVRRICPHCREKYKVSGDILRSFGFPAEGQGDIELQRGKGCIHCRGTGYLGRCGVFEIFPVSDTINRMICTGVSENEIRAQAIKEGMTTLKEDAWVKVKEGVTTYEEAARVTGLA